The Brachypodium distachyon strain Bd21 chromosome 4, Brachypodium_distachyon_v3.0, whole genome shotgun sequence nucleotide sequence TAAACGATCCACTCTGAATTTCTTAGCTATTGATAGATTAGTCGCAACAAGTCGAAAAAATTCCCCGAAATTTTCACCACATgtgcaaaggaaaaaaaaaagccaagcACAATTAGCTAGTAGGTAGCAGGCGCATCAACATCAATCGAGACATGCTTGAGTGCGCAATCCATGGTTTGCATTGATTTAAGGCAATGGAATTTACCTGTAGCGGCTGCTAGAGGGGCGGGGAGCAGCGAGCGGGCGGGCGccggggagggggaggggatCAGACttcagaggaggaggacagtCGGCGGGGACCGTCGAGCGtcgggcgccggcgagggtaggccgccgccgccgtgcttgGGGGCGGCTTCGCCTTTCCCGGCGTTGAGGAAGGAAAACATGTTGATTCTCGACGCCCGGAGTATGGAGTTCTCCATTGCTGCCCCACCAGACGAAGCCAGAGGTTGATGGTGATATGGATGCAGTCATGGTGGAGGCAGGGGAAGGAGGGCCTGGGATGTTTTTGCATGTCAGAGATATGGCCATATGACAGCTGACCTCAGTTATTACACTCTTTGGCAAGACAATGGTGGGAGTTCCAGCAAGTGGCACAGGAAGACAGTAGTCTCACTGGGGTCTGGGTTCATAATCAGAGGTTCAATGAGATGTTGCTTGCTCCTGATCTTGAACCGGTTGGAACCTCATGTGGTATTTCATATTGCTCAGGCTTTTCACATATTGTTTGCTTCTTCGAAGCAGGTTTGTACTGCTACTATACATCTGCGTGTGCTTATTGTATCTGAACTTTATATGAGATCGCCTAATCGCAGCTGTAACTgttaaataaaagaaaattttgtaATGCTCAGACTTACTTTTGTTCAACTTCATTCTCATATATATAGCTACTGCTGTAATTTAGTCGTTGTTGTAACTGATATGTCGATCTTATTCACTGTGATGTCGATCGGACCCTGAATAATCAGAACCCTAAGCAGCTTAATAGTTTGTTCAGGCTTACTTAGCTGCAAGCGCCCAGCAACATGCAAGAACTTGTGAATCAGCTCTGTCTCCTATTTCTGTTGTTCTGAACCGATATGATGATTGATGTGCAGTGCTTATTGTATCTGAACACCATCGATCAACCTTTTCCAGCCTTATTAattgaggaacgaaatcagATTAATTCAAGTCTACCAATTTCTCCCTTCAATAAATTAGACAGACAAACAGAGCCTCTGCCTTTCTTATATACTGATGGTTGGTTCACTGGCCAAACTCCCCAGTGCAGAGAGCTTGATCAAATGTACCAATtacacacacagacacacagATACATACATACTCACAAGGAAGGATACACCAATTAAGAGCAAGTAAACAACAACACAATCACACCACACGCTCTGACTCGGCGCTTATTTACTAACCACAAGTTCATCATGATTAATGGACTAACAGTTACAAGGGTTGCACTTGCAGTTGTCGCCGCAGCTGCACCCTTCGCCGGACACGCCGGCCATCTCGAACTGCTCCTgtttcttctccggcgccatGCCGAGAACCAGCACCTGGGCCTgggtgctgctggtggtgctgGCCTGCTCTGCCAGGTCTGGGTACATCTTCCTGCAACCGCGAAGCAACTCCCATAAATCAACAGTTCACCGATCGATCATCACAAGAAAATTTAAGTGGATCATCAGTAGTAAAGGGAATCAATATCTACATGTGTGTGCATAGGTTCTTGTAtgttgtgaattgtgattATAACTTCTCTGAATCAACTGAAATACTTTGCTATAAATCAAGAGTCATATGTAtatacccgcaagtgcagttTGAGCCACAGTTGCAGCTTGATCCACAGCTGCAAGACATCTTCCAAATCTCTCTAACCTCAAGCTGATGAAATCAAGGAGGAGAATATGAAGAGCTTTGGTATTAAACAAGATGATGAGCACACAACTGAATGAATAGCCTCCAAACACTCCACCACCATTTATAGCCAAACATAGAGCTATCTAGAAGACTCTACTACCTTCTGTTGCGTGCCACGATGCGATACGCAGGCCTCCGATAATTATTCACATTTTTTATAgatagagagaaagaaaaaaagacaaataatTTTGAAAGGGACACAAAATTTTGATTTGGTAATTTGAATTGTTATTGGGGAAGTTGGATGTTACTGATAAATCTCTATAGCTGATCAAAGGAAGAAATAAACCAAGATTTAGCAGGAAATTTAAGGTATATATCCCTGTGGAACTCCTTTAGCTTCAAGTCTCTGTCTCTGGATTTAAGAGTTCCAGACTATTCTGTATGTGTTGATTAAGACGTGGTTGCTTTCTTCCAAAGTGATATTAGTGCGTGGTTGACTTTTAGATTACACAAGCACGTTAACTGAGGAATATTTGAGATTAATACTACGTAATAAGAGAACATCACTATTCTACGTCAGTTTTAGATATGACTTTTGCAATTGCAGGACGGCAAGAAACAggccttgtttcctttgttgcTTCTCTAGACTTCTTTTTGGCTCAAATCAGGTACTCCccccgtccaacaaaagatgtctcaagtttgtcaaaatttgaatgtatctagacatgacttagtatatagatgcattcaaacttagtcaaagttgagacatcctttgttggacggaggaagtatatctTTTAGATATTACATAAAGAACCATTTATTCAACATCAACTTCAATTGCATTTTACTAGTCTCCTCTGTAATTTACAGGGAAGAAAACTTGTTAAgtattttgttgttcttttGATTGAGACAGCAATAAAAACATCATGTCCCATGCGTCAACAATCTAGAAAAGAGATACTTGATTTTGATAGGGAATATAGGAAATGTTATCACAATGCAATAGCAAAGATCATGTCACATCCTTAGCTACCAACTAGTGTCGAAAGCGACAAGAAATTTGACAAGTAGACAAACTCCATAGCAAAGAATATCTCATCTACAGCCAGCAAGGCGCCAAGGGCTATTTTCTCTACCTATTTGAAAATTTGTGTTCATGATTTTGCCTATCAAATGGATTTATGAAGTTAGTTGAAAGCTATTCTCTGCAGACCCACGtaaggagaaaaaaagaagctttCTGAACTATATGGTTGCAGACTTCAGAGATCTGATCATATTATGCTTCTGTGGAAAACAAAGCAACATCTTTTGCACCAATTATTGGTCAGGTTGCTGTTACTTCTCGGTTTCAAATGCTTCCACTTGTACCCAAAAGATAGCTGTCATGCCTGAATTTCAAAGCTGAAATTGGTTTGCTGTCACTTGTCAATTTGAAATACTTTGCAGTTGTACCCAGAAGATAGCGTTCATGCCTAAATTTCAAGCCGGAAGATGGTGGATGTCACTATCCAGTTTGAAATGTTTGCACTTCAACAAAGGTTATGCATATTCAGCAAAAGTTTAGAGTATTGGCTTGACATCTTTGCTCTGCTTTAATTTTCAGAAACAGTAGACGCTTCTCAAAAGGCGATTAATTCCCGCCCTAGTTGACGCAAAAAAGTTAAAGCTCGAAATGCTACGAGAAaaattatcttttttttgttttggaacAGCAAATTATCATTTGAGTTTCTCTTCTGACAAAAAAATCTTTACTTATGGAGTCAAGAACTAATTTCAACAAAATCAAGGTTGACAAAAAGATTGTAGTAATTTTACACAAAAATTATGAGCAGTGAAAACTAGaagcgcccaccgtggggctcGAACCCACGACCACAAGGTTAAGAGCCTTGCGCTCTACCAACTGAGCTAGACGGGCTTTTTGAATTTGCATTTCCATACGTGATATTGTACATTAAACTTAGGAAAAAACAACGGCAACCAACCCAAGATTTTACGAACAAAGCTCCAAATTCTAACCCAAAGAAACCAGCGTGGATCAATATTGACAGTTTGTTAACTTTGGCACATGGTTCAACAACAGTCCATGGCATCTGGATCAAATGGACTTCAGTACATCTCTATGACCATGAGAAACAAGGCCCAGGTGGAAATCTTCATTTTCAGACAAAAGCCAAGTACTATACCGTTGGAAAcatttttgaaatacgaatccaatgatataattttcgTAGCACGTAAtcctcaaatcattagtctaattatTGATCAAAGTAAAATGTCGAAACGTGTGCGTGCAATTCTTTGCGAAAAGAAGGGagtagtaaaataaaagagTAGCACTTTTTGGTAGTAGTACAAACACCTCCTCCAATGAAAGAGTAAATCATACATCCAGGTCACAAACTTAGATACTGTTACACTGGTTTACTGCAACACTTGATAATCTATTCTGCGTTCTAATGgccaacaaaagaaaaacagaacacATTTTGCTACACAGATCTAATTAATTGCATCTGTAAGCATATACTgctcaaggaaaaaaatttagaGAACAGTTATCCAAAGTGTCAGTATTTCAAAGAAACTTTAGTCTACGATAATCTTGCTCAAATCAACAACCTGTGGTTCCGATGCATCCATAAGGTCTCTCAGGCCAACTCTCAGATCAGGCACTCCCTCTTGCAGGATAGCACACAACGGAAATATCGGAACACCCTGCACTCTCCTCTTGAGTTCGTCGTACATTGCATCAGCTCCCTCTTCATCAATTTTGTTTGCGACGATCAACGACGGGCGCTTTGTCAAGCCTTCCTGGTAATGCTCCAGTTCCACGACCAGATCGTGCAGCTGCTCCCATGGCGGGGTACCCTTCCTACCGTTGAGCGTGGCTGCCAAGTCGAGCACATATGTCAGAACTTTGGTGCGCTCTATGTGCCTCAAGAAGGCATGGCCAAGCCCACGGTTCTCATGAGCACCTTTGATAAGACCAGGTATATCAGCCACTTTCACTGAGAAGTAGTCCTCGTAGGTTAAGCTACCAATATTGGGCCTCAGTGTGGTGAATGCATAGTCAGCTATCTCCGGCTGAGCCCTAGAGAGCGCACTCAGCAATGTACTCTTCCCGGCATTAGGCAAACCAACAAGGCCAACATCAGCGATGCTCTTCAGTTCCAAGACAAGAAAGCTCTCTGTTCCTTGCTGTCCACCACTCAAACGGGCTATCTCCTGTAGCCTATTTTCTTTGGACATTCGCATGCCCTTGCCTATAGAAACATTCCCTAGTCCACCCTCCCCTCCTTGTGCTACAATCAACCGTTGCCCAGGTCTTGTCAGTTCGGCGACAGAATACTGTacatcatcttcctccctctcctcttccgtatcttcctcctccgagtCATCCTCGTCTTCATCCTCCCAAAATTCATCATACTCGCTATCAAACGGATCCGTTTCATCTATCTCAACCTTATGTTGAGTGCTACTTACATTATAATCTTCAGTGTTCGGAAAGCCAGTCTTGGAACCTGTACCAGAGCATGTTTGCTTCTCCCACTGATCGTTGCTTCCTCTTTTAGATTCATTTCCATTAATGCTCTCCCTGCTGTTCATCTGATCAGAACTGGCCGCAGAGTGTTCTGCAGCATCTGGGATATCCCAGGGATCTAGAGATCTGGTCGGTGTATTTACAGTGAAAAAAGGTAGCTCCCCACAGACTAGATGAATCACTGTGCCAACTGGTACCCGTGCGACCTGTCAGACACAAGAACAGGAGGTTACACATTCTGAAAAAAAGAGATCAATGAATGTGATATGCAATGTACATATGCTTGTGGTGACCTTGTCAGAACCCCTTGTTCCTATCTGATTCTTAGGAAGTCCATGGCCTCCTCGGCCAGCTTTctgcaaaacacaaaataaacaaGCTTAAATAAGGATACAGGGACGGGTGAATTCTGCAGAATTCTCTTCTGCAAGGAGAAGGCTCCATCTTGATATTAATCAACAGAGTGAGAAGAAGTTGCTGACAGAAATCAGGGCTAGTTCACAAGCTCAGGATTTACTAGGACATGGTTCATTATTTAAAAAAGATGGATCATGCATATAGCAAAACAAACtgaataataaaaataattgaTGTTCGAAATCATGCATCTAGCAAAACAAACTGAAAAataatattaaaaataattgATGTTCGAAACCATACCGTATGATGTTGCAAGCTACTGAAATCCCAGATAGACCCAGAGCACTCAAGAATGACATCACCACCTGTTCCTCCATTGCCACCTGCAATCAATTTTCCGTTTTACCGTGAACAGCACAATCAAATAGAACTAATTGAACCAACAAAATCAGAAGACCGGTTACAAACAATAGCAACGCAGTTGTACCGAGGATCTATCAAAATTCAGAGCTCTATCAATtgatcaaaaattggattctTCACAGCTTCACATAGAGCGCGCTCATGGCAGCAACAAACTAAGAGCAAGTGGTCTCACCGTCAGGCCTGCCTTGGCGGTCGGACCTGGAGCGCCTCTGGCTGACGCAGCCattgccgccgtcgccgcccctcGCGCGCAGCCGGAACCTGTCCACCATGCCACGAGCCTGCACACACCAAACCACTACTTAGGCTGCGAGTGAGAAAGCTCTcatcggggaagaagaagagggaaaatacCTGCAAAGGCGCCGCCTTCCCCTTCCTGTCCTCCAGCGCAGAGCCATGGTAGCTCGCCCCACCGGCCCACGCGGCGGGACACACGTTCGCCGGCGAGATGCGGCGCAGGACTAGGAGAGCGTGCTGCCGCCAGCGCAGCATCTTCTCTAAACAGCAGCACGGACTGCTGAATTCGTATTGGATTGGAAAGCCGCTGTAGGATTAGTAAGGGTGCGGTGctccggcggcgcgccggaggg carries:
- the LOC100839136 gene encoding metallothionein-like protein 1, which translates into the protein MSCSCGSSCNCGSNCTCGKMYPDLAEQASTTSSTQAQVLVLGMAPEKKQEQFEMAGVSGEGCSCGDNCKCNPCNC
- the LOC100822883 gene encoding probable GTP-binding protein OBGM, mitochondrial isoform X1 codes for the protein MGKVIDRNEAHGPHPLLGPWPSTLARHSRTLPLLGPPPWISPPPPARRRSTAPLLILQRLSNPIRIQQSVLLFREDAALAAARSPSPAPHLAGERVSRRVGRWGELPWLCAGGQEGEGGAFAVVWCVQARGMVDRFRLRARGGDGGNGCVSQRRSRSDRQGRPDGGNGGTGGDVILECSGSIWDFSSLQHHTKAGRGGHGLPKNQIGTRGSDKVARVPVGTVIHLVCGELPFFTVNTPTRSLDPWDIPDAAEHSAASSDQMNSRESINGNESKRGSNDQWEKQTCSGTGSKTGFPNTEDYNVSSTQHKVEIDETDPFDSEYDEFWEDEDEDDSEEEDTEEEREEDDVQYSVAELTRPGQRLIVAQGGEGGLGNVSIGKGMRMSKENRLQEIARLSGGQQGTESFLVLELKSIADVGLVGLPNAGKSTLLSALSRAQPEIADYAFTTLRPNIGSLTYEDYFSVKVADIPGLIKGAHENRGLGHAFLRHIERTKVLTYVLDLAATLNGRKGTPPWEQLHDLVVELEHYQEGLTKRPSLIVANKIDEEGADAMYDELKRRVQGVPIFPLCAILQEGVPDLRVGLRDLMDASEPQVVDLSKIIVD
- the LOC100822883 gene encoding probable GTP-binding protein OBGM, mitochondrial isoform X3 is translated as MWRRRQHALLVLRRISPANVPPAWASYHGSVLEERKGKAAPLQARGMVDRFRLRARGGDGGNGCVSQRRSRSDRQGRPDGGNGGTGGDVILECSGSIWDFSSLQHHTKAGRGGHGLPKNQIGTRGSDKVARVPVGTVIHLVCGELPFFTVNTPTRSLDPWDIPDAAEHSAASSDQMNSRESINGNESKRGSNDQWEKQTCSGTGSKTGFPNTEDYNVSSTQHKVEIDETDPFDSEYDEFWEDEDEDDSEEEDTEEEREEDDVQYSVAELTRPGQRLIVAQGGEGGLGNVSIGKGMRMSKENRLQEIARLSGGQQGTESFLVLELKSIADVGLVGLPNAGKSTLLSALSRAQPEIADYAFTTLRPNIGSLTYEDYFSVKVADIPGLIKGAHENRGLGHAFLRHIERTKVLTYVLDLAATLNGRKGTPPWEQLHDLVVELEHYQEGLTKRPSLIVANKIDEEGADAMYDELKRRVQGVPIFPLCAILQEGVPDLRVGLRDLMDASEPQVVDLSKIIVD
- the LOC100822883 gene encoding probable GTP-binding protein OBGM, mitochondrial isoform X2, with amino-acid sequence MLRWRQHALLVLRRISPANVCPAAWAGGASYHGSALEDRKGKAAPLQARGMVDRFRLRARGGDGGNGCVSQRRSRSDRQGRPDGGNGGTGGDVILECSGSIWDFSSLQHHTKAGRGGHGLPKNQIGTRGSDKVARVPVGTVIHLVCGELPFFTVNTPTRSLDPWDIPDAAEHSAASSDQMNSRESINGNESKRGSNDQWEKQTCSGTGSKTGFPNTEDYNVSSTQHKVEIDETDPFDSEYDEFWEDEDEDDSEEEDTEEEREEDDVQYSVAELTRPGQRLIVAQGGEGGLGNVSIGKGMRMSKENRLQEIARLSGGQQGTESFLVLELKSIADVGLVGLPNAGKSTLLSALSRAQPEIADYAFTTLRPNIGSLTYEDYFSVKVADIPGLIKGAHENRGLGHAFLRHIERTKVLTYVLDLAATLNGRKGTPPWEQLHDLVVELEHYQEGLTKRPSLIVANKIDEEGADAMYDELKRRVQGVPIFPLCAILQEGVPDLRVGLRDLMDASEPQVVDLSKIIVD